The sequence GATAAACATAAGGACGGTCATCACGGTTCATGTTGGTTTTGAATTTGGATTCAAATCCGAGGAAAGCATTCTGCCCAGTTCTATTTAACAAAACAATGCAATAAACAAATTTGAAGCGGGGATGATTAATATCATGAAACCAATTAGGAGGAAGGTGGAAATGGAGTGAGTTCCCATAATCAATTTGATGGCTGAACCACTCTGGGATTTCATCTCCTGGATACACCGTGTCAAGACATGCTATATCCTATACAACATGGACGAAAACCTAATCAAGACAATGAAAAATCATCCACTTCAAATATTATTAGAgcttatatgtatatctatatatataaataaaagtacGAACGAACCTGAATATAAGGAATTTTACGGCGTAAACGATTAGCAATTATGTTGGTCCGTGTGTGCTAATCCAGTTTTAgacaatttttaaaatgataagaTCCAATTATTTATCCATCTAATTCATGATATTTGGGATCCCTCCAACTTGATATTGTCTCAAGAGATGCGCAGTCTCTTGCATACAAATACgttaaatgtcaggacccgtccagaattcctccctggaaccctagacaagccctgatcccagggaaataccaccgaaccttccaacggaaaatccggcagcacctcccctaaatgtaggacttaccacaaatttcctgcactgaaaacacacttctatattcatccccttattcctcccacgatactacaaattgattccacaaatttacagtactTCAAAGGATAACAGccactcagtgcataaataacaactacatgtccaatacagtatacagagcattatacaaataaatgtggaatttatacaatggcagataagaagtaataaaagatgaagaggaaaaagggaagaaatacttcttggactttcggcaactaACTGaaacgtcgggctcgccccggacgatcaacgtctcccaacctggacctaggggaatggaatttaaaaacgtgagatgctaatcatctcagtgagtgaccctaactactgaacacctttaatattaataatataacaaataaaggaatttaattaataccaacaattaaataaataaataataataaacaattgaagtaatattttctctcaaaatcctcactattcactccgttggaaatgttccccttttaaaacattttcacaaaacccgatattcgtacttcccgaaaactaagggatcaaataatttaataaacaacaaataaataaataaataccccaaatataaataaaatgtaataaattataataaataatttttgtactctttggggtttgaaatttctatccgaaaaatttgtacttgacgcaccacaccatataccagtgatgccctccaatacccagggtcccgagcaccgactggcggggagattaaagagagaaacttgcaaacggcacttcggcatcccgacagtaccgctgctgaaaccgtcatcccggccaaggaggggggcggctgtggccaatatcaaacttgcctgcccacagtccaatggcaactcacgggagacataatacttgcgcgctaaaccacatacacatacaccagaacaccaatactgtatgagtgcgtctaaaataattattaaatcaattataaccgtaccgttctttccaaaattaccgtgggaaatataacaattttcacatttaccatcccacatatttccatttaacaaactcggtacgaaaacatcgataaccaataaaaataatttttcttgcaacacgcggttcaacaaataatataccacgggcataattatgaaaattaaaccaccaatttaaacaaataatttctaaaatattcaaaccaattatgtccaaaataatataaaatccagacacaattaattactgaaaatacttgctcatgtgtaataaataccatttaatcataataaaataataatcgggaatttcttaatgacccaaaATTTCCGTTTAGTaccaatggataaatatatatataaaataatattttttcccgattatatttaaaatacaccacatgagcataaattccaaatatcaaattaacacaacataaatataattaattgcccaaaatagttttcaaggtgggtcactcacctggagcacgcaattaacctaagatccaccatgagattaattccatgactcacccgtgctccgaatcgaagcttgtggagtgaggatcgcattaccggtctccatcgaccccaattccgccggtggtggccagaatttggccggaaagcttcggccgaatttaaacttgagggatctctcaaacggtggggattttgggtaatctaaccccggaaatggactcagaggtgtcgaaaatggtggaataaaggtatgggtcgagctgggttggccggaaacggagagaatcgccggaaaaacttaacccgccgccgccgacttcaccggcccgatctgggcgcgtcctgCGGCGACTGGCCAGGAAAACTGGAGGTTGGGGTCACGGGggactgggcttcaccggtggctggcgcgtgtggccgttcGGCCACTGTAATCCGGCCAAAACGGTCTGTCAAatagagagggggagagagtcaaaggagagagagagagagagagaattccttgctggttttttgacgggcttgaggaagaagaagagaaggaaaggaaaagaaaagaggagaaaggtgttttcccacgtggggaaaagaaaaaaaaaagaaaaaagaaaagaaaaagaaaggaaaaagaaaataaattaaaaataattaaataatattaaaaataatattattacataaaataacaataaaataatttggtaataagcatggttgacatgtgacatctcaacatggtgacacatggtcacattcattaagtcacacgtggcacatcgttacacgtttaaaaataatattaaaataatacagtatttgaaaaattctacaggtccataactttcaaaccacatgtccaaatcggacgtgccactagtctacggaatcatatcgatgagcacttcacaaccatgtatgagtcaaagctcaactttgcatgaataaaaagtcaactcgggcacccctttgacagtttggaccttaacttgttttgctcataactttcaaaccatagctccgttttcaatgtgctactactctacgaactcatgccaacgtgtacttcgtaacggtacctcagtcaacctagaattccaactgaaacaaaaagtcaacttttatccccttggtcaacagtcaacgatcaaagtcaacggttaaagttgaaaaacttccgttgtactttgggacggggtgttacattaaacTTGCTGAAGCTCTGGTATTAATTTCAATCTCGTGCAACCAGTTATACTTAGAGGTCCAAGATGTGAAGTTAAACTATCCGAGATTTCTGGAAGCTTTTCTAGGTTTAAGCAATCATTAAGAAACAGCCTATTTAGACGACTCATCTTCCAAATGCTTTCTTGTAGAGTTTTAATTGCTGTCCCAAACAAATTTAACTCAACTGTTATACCCATCGAAATGTTTTGTACAGCTTCCGGATTTCTGAATCAACCAAATCTAAATATTCAATGTTCAAAAGTCGCCTAAATGATGAAGGCAATGCTTCTATTGTTGTCTCTGACAgtcttaatataattatatttaatggaAGATTTTCTATGCCATTTTTTAGATTCTTACAACCACTCAAATCTAAAACTCCAAGATTtaaaagacaccaaaatgatgAGGGCAATTCTTCTATTGCTGTCCCAGATAGTTTTAAATCCTTTACATTTAACGGAAGATTTTCGATGCCATCTTTCAGATTCTTACAGCCACTCATACTTAAAAATTTAAGATCCAGAAGACACCCAAATGATAAGGGCAATACTTCTATTGCTGTTCCATCCAATGTTAAATTCCTTATCTTCAATGGAAGATTTTCTATGCCATCTTTCAGATCCTTACAGCCTCCCAAATCTAAATATATAAGATCCAAAAGACACACAAATGATGAGGGCAATACTTCAATTGCGGTCCCTGACAATTTTAAATCCCTTATATGCAATGGAAGATTTTCAGTGCCATCTTTCAGATACTTACAGCCTGTCAAATCTAAATATCTAAGATCCAAAAGACACACAAATGATGAGGGCAATACTTCTATTGCTGACGCAGACAATGTTAAATCCCTTATATACAATGGAAGATTTTCTATGCCATCTTTCAGTTCTCACACTTACCCAAATCTAGAAGCTGAAGCTTGTCCAGATTCTTAAAATATGAAGGAACTTGAATTAAACTTGTACAACCTTGAAGATCTATACTTTGAAGATTCATAGCCCCACTCATATTTGGTATTTGAATAAGACCTTCACTGTAACTAAGATTGATTTTCTTCAACTTCCCAATGGGCTGTcacagacccaaaaaaaaaaaaaaaagtttaataattaaattgcaacTACATAatctaatacaatatatatacccTGTAATTTTGACATCATATTCTGAATAATAATGTGGGGATTCATGTTCCACTAGACCTGATGAGATGTATTATTCGGAGTTATACGTTACACCATGTGCATTCACATTTTATTGAAATCAGAACATTGTGACTtagtcatatatgtatatacatatatatatatatatatatataaattaattaagctaGGGATAGTATACCTGGTCTTCATTCCAATATAGCTCCACAAGTTGGCTCTTAGGCATAACAAGTTCAACAAGATTCTCTGGACTAAAATTTGATGGCAAAAAATTTAAAGGGTATAAATCCCATCGCAAATACCTTAACTCATTAGAAAGATATTCAATACCTTCCGAAggaagatatatttttttgcacAATTCTTTCTCCCCATAGAAAAATACATGATTGGAGTAAATTCTTAGTAATCGTAGATTGATCATTTTTTAGAACACCACTGAAGATTTCACATTTACATCTTTTTCAAGTTTGGACTGATTCAATGACATGCCTTCTGTAACACTCCGTCCCGAAttacaccgaaaatttctcaaatttgaccaaggttgacagggtttgaccgtcgttgaccgaaaagaggtaccattaaaaagtacatgtTGTCACGGGTTCATAtactagtagcatgttgaaaaggagctacggtttgaaagttgtgagcaaaacaagttgaggtccaaactgtctaaggggtgtcggagttgactttttgttcatgtaaagttgagctttgactcatgcatggttgtgaagccCTCATCGACACGAGTCCGTAGagtagcggcacgtccgatttagacatgtggtttgaaagttatggacctgtagagtttttcaaatacagtattattttgatattatttttaaatatatgaacagtgtgccacgtgtgatttaataaaaggtgccatgtgtcacaatggtgagatgccacatgtcaactatggttaaataccatattattttattattattttatacaataatattattttattattatttaattattttattttatttcctttttatttcttttttcctttttcctttttctttttccttttttttttccttcctccaCATGGGAAAAAAGGGACCCAGCCCCACaatccttctttttcttcctcccGACGGGTCCCTCTCTCTGGGTCTGCGTCTTTTCTTCCGGCCATtggacggccacacgcgccaggtCATGGGACGGCCCATGGCCAGGCGAGCTCAGCCGTCGATTCTCTGGCTGGTTGGCTGACGGACGCGCTGGGATAGGCACCCAACATCGACGGCTGGCGTCCTCCCTGTTGACCAGTTTTCAGGCAACTACCGGCGGCGTGACTGGTCCTTTCCCATGAATTTGGGCCCCCTGAATCCGTTTCCAAGCTTGGATTGGCTCAAATCTGGCTCATTTGTGAGATATGACAAGAGACCTGTTTCGGTAGCAACCTCACGGCAGGATTCCGGTGACCTCCGATGGCAGTTGGACCAATTGAAGGTATCATCTTGATGCTCTCATCATAAGATTCAAGTTGGTagctagaatgtgaattataattgAGTAGTGAGTAAGTTGCCATTGATGGGACTAGgttatgtttatgttgaaattggatagagaTTGGACAAGTCCTTAGCCAATTGCCATTACATTTGGGTTCTTAATGATTGTTAGAGGCTAAAGGAatggttaatttgaattaattgtcaagatattgaaaaatcccaaatttgcaGTTTAGGCCATACGGGTTCATATGATTTTCTATCAAATTAGAGTGGACaatgttgataatattaagTAGAAGGTGTAAAAGGATTGTTATAGATTTTGTGAGTTTACTTGTTATGTTGATTGgaattattatacaaaaattatagttagcatgtgtatagattgatatata comes from Ziziphus jujuba cultivar Dongzao chromosome 6, ASM3175591v1 and encodes:
- the LOC107434979 gene encoding disease resistance-like protein DSC1: MELRNVLLSQLFYHEKTIPSLESTHPQERLYRTKVLIVLDDLDDAISQLNELLPKGYKFGAGSRIIVTTRDAQLVKSRTNRVYEVERLNDVEALKLFRLHAFENNCGLKGYEALSKNVADYAYGNPLGFEGLGSSLHSKSIEEWRENLVELVMPKSQLVELYWNEDQPIGKLKKINLSYSEGLIQIPNMSGAMNLQSIDLQGCTSLIQVPSYFKNLDKLQLLDLGCKYLKDGTENLPLHIRDLKLSGTAIEVLPSSFVCLLDLIYLDLGGCKDLKDGIENLPLKIRNLTLDGTAIEVLPLSFGCLLDLKFLSMSGCKNLKDGIENLPLNVKDLKLSGTAIEELPSSFWCLLNLGVLDLSGCKNLKNGIENLPLNIIILRLSETTIEALPSSFRRLLNIEYLDLVDSEIRKLYKTFRWHTRTNIIANRLRRKIPYIQDIACLDTVYPGDEIPEWFSHQIDYGNSLHFHLPPNWFHDINHPRFKFVYCIVLLNRTGQNAFLGFESKFKTNMNRDDRPYVYQAPLASLTLGTICPDHVFMCYWEIDLIRVFGAEWSCVHINVIEASCRAVIEGEGVINWETKKFRLELGNTWDTADKNKKRFGEFSGQPNAYQDKVVSRDPQINSKRIKASSND